From Rutidosis leptorrhynchoides isolate AG116_Rl617_1_P2 chromosome 3, CSIRO_AGI_Rlap_v1, whole genome shotgun sequence, a single genomic window includes:
- the LOC139902021 gene encoding uncharacterized protein, with product MEGLHLFLRNKVRTGDIRGVHLNTSDVAISHLFYTDDVIILSDWDRKSMINIIKVFDEFYKSSGLKLNVSKSHIYGIGVTDTVVNQFASDMGCSKGSLPFKLESHRAKFFWGQSVGNKKIHWVKWEQVLASFDKGGLDIGSLRAFNCSFLCKWIWRFYNSDNSMWAIVLKGIHGQRAGLDGGTVLTNGIWANMLKVFNNAKRLGHLSSNTLRVKVGEG from the exons ATGGAGGGTCTTCATCTTTTCTTGAGGAATAAGGTAAGGACTGGGGATATCCGCGGTGTTCATTTAAACACATCAGATGTGGCGATATCTCATTTGTTTTACACAGACGACGTAATTATACTTTCAGATTGGGATAGAAaaagtatgattaatattatcaaGGTGTTTGACGAGTTTTACAAATCCTCGGGTCTTAAGCTAAACGTTTCCAAGTCTCACATTTACGGGATTGGTGTGACTGATACGGTGGTGAATCAGTTTGCTTCAGACATGGGTTGTTCAAAAGGATCGCTCCCGTTCAA GTTGGAGAGTCATCGTGCTAAGTTCTTTTGGGGACAATCAGTTGGTAATAAGAAAATCCATTGGGTCAAGTGGGAACAAGTGTTAGCTTCATTCGATAAAGGTGGTCTTGATATTGGAAGTTTGCGCGCGTTTAATTGTAGTTTTCTTTGTAAGTGGATATGGCGATTTTATAATTCGGATAATAGCATGTGGGCGATCGTTCTGAAAGGTATACATGGTCAGCGAGCAGGCTTGGATGGAGGTACTGTTTTGACAAATGGTATATGGGCAAACATGTTAAAGGTGTTTAATAATGCAAAAAGGTTGGGCCATCTGTCTTCTAACACGCTACGGGTAAAGGTGGGTGAAGGGTGA